A single window of Mugil cephalus isolate CIBA_MC_2020 chromosome 1, CIBA_Mcephalus_1.1, whole genome shotgun sequence DNA harbors:
- the LOC125019812 gene encoding cytochrome P450 3A30-like isoform X1: MQPAYFKCGSAYVRSSSFHKWSIVVRTGINMGYFPDFSIETWTLIVLVISLIAVYGYSPYGFFKKLGVRGPRPLPFIGTFLGYKQGVCQFDMQCFQKYGKMWGLYDGRQPVLSVMDTGIIKTILIKECYSIFTNRRDLGLNGPLRDAVSIVEDEKWKRIRSILSPSFTSGRLKEMYTIMLKHSNNLIKSLNKKAEADEVIEVKEVFGPYSMDVVTSTAFSADIDSINRPSDPFVANIKRMVKFNFLNPLLLFVVVFPIFAPIVEMMNVSFFPAEVLEFFYSFLKKIKSDRSKDDHQNRVDFMQLMVDSQVSEDIKEDSSTPKGLTDEEILAQAMIFIFAGYETSSSSLCFLAYNLATQPDIQKKLQEEIDETFPKKAQPTYDALMKMEYLDMVVNESQRLYPIGNRVERVAKTSVEINGVTIPKGTVIMIPVYVLHRDPSLWSEPEAFNPERFSKENKDNIDPYAFLPFGAGPRNCIGMRFAMLMMKLVIVEILQNFSFVTCKETEIPVELATDGFTSPKNPIKLKLKPRTTVNSD, from the exons GTATGGATATTCTCCATATGGCTTTTTCAAGAAACTGGGCGTCCGTGGACCAAGACCTTTACCTTTTATTGGGACGTTTTTGGGTTACAAGCAG GGGGTTTGCCAGTTTGACATGCAATGCTTTCAGAAGTATGGGAAGATGTGGGG CTTATACGATGGCAGACAGCCTGTGTTGTCTGTAATGGACACAGGCATAATCAAAACCATCTTGATTAAAGAGTGTTATTCAATCTTCACCAACAGAcgg GATTTGGGCCTAAACGGACCTTTACGTGATGCTGTGTCAATAGTAGAGGATGAGAAATGGAAGAGGATTCGGAGTATACTTTCTCCATCATTCACCAGCGGACGACTGAAAGAG atGTACACAATAATGTTAAAGCACTCAAACAATCTGATCAAGAGTCTGAACAAGAAGGCTGAGGCAGACGAAGTCATTGAGGTTAAAGA ggTGTTTGGACCATACAGTATGGATGTCGTAACCAGCACTGCCTTCAGTGCAGACATTGATTCCATCAACCGTCCCTCCGATCCTTTTGTAGCAAACATAAAAAGAATGGTCAAGTTCAACTTCCTGAATCCTTTGCTTCTGTTTGTGG TTGTGTTTCCGATCTTCGCGCCGATTGTTGAGATGATGAATGTGTCATTCTTCCCTGCTGAGGTGTTGGAATTCTTCTACAGCTTTTTGAAGAAAATCAAATCAGACCGGAGCAAGGATGATCACCAA AACCGAGTGGACTTCATGCAGCTGATGGTGGACTCTCAAGTTTCAGAGGACATAAAAGAGGATTCAAGTACCCCAAAAG ggcTGACTGATGAAGAGATTCTTGCTCAGGCCATGATATTCATCTTTGCCGGTTATGAAACCAGTAGCAGCTCCCTGTGCTTTTTAGCCTACAACCTGGCAACTCAACCTGACATCCAAAAGAAGCTGCAAGAGGAGATTGATGAAACCTTCCCGAAAAAG GCTCAGCCAACCTATGATGCCCTGATGAAGATGGAATACCTGGACATGGTGGTGAACGAATCACAGAGGCTGTACCCTATTGGTAATCGAGTAGAAAGAGTGGCCAAGACTTCTGTTGAGATAAACGGTGTGACCATCCCTAAGGGAACTGTCATCATGATACCAGTTTACGTTCTCCATCGTGACCCTTCTTTGTGGTCTGAGCCTGAAGCCTTCAATCCTGAAAG gttcaGCAAAGAGAACAAGGACAACATAGATCCATATGCCTTCCTGCCTTTTGGAGCTGGACCACGGAACTGCATTGGCATGCGATTTGCCATGTTGATGATGAAGTTGGTCATAGTGGAGATCCTTCAGAACTTCAGCTTTGTCACATGCAAGGAGACAGAA ATTCCAGTGGAGCTCGCAACGGATGGATTCACTTCACCCAAGAATCCAATCAAGCTGAAGCTCAAGCCCAGGACAACAGTTAACTCTGACTAA
- the LOC125019812 gene encoding cytochrome P450 3A30-like isoform X2 — protein sequence MLSEVWEDVGDLGLNGPLRDAVSIVEDEKWKRIRSILSPSFTSGRLKEMYTIMLKHSNNLIKSLNKKAEADEVIEVKEVFGPYSMDVVTSTAFSADIDSINRPSDPFVANIKRMVKFNFLNPLLLFVVVFPIFAPIVEMMNVSFFPAEVLEFFYSFLKKIKSDRSKDDHQNRVDFMQLMVDSQVSEDIKEDSSTPKGLTDEEILAQAMIFIFAGYETSSSSLCFLAYNLATQPDIQKKLQEEIDETFPKKAQPTYDALMKMEYLDMVVNESQRLYPIGNRVERVAKTSVEINGVTIPKGTVIMIPVYVLHRDPSLWSEPEAFNPERFSKENKDNIDPYAFLPFGAGPRNCIGMRFAMLMMKLVIVEILQNFSFVTCKETEIPVELATDGFTSPKNPIKLKLKPRTTVNSD from the exons ATGCTTTCAGAAGTATGGGAAGATGTGGGG GATTTGGGCCTAAACGGACCTTTACGTGATGCTGTGTCAATAGTAGAGGATGAGAAATGGAAGAGGATTCGGAGTATACTTTCTCCATCATTCACCAGCGGACGACTGAAAGAG atGTACACAATAATGTTAAAGCACTCAAACAATCTGATCAAGAGTCTGAACAAGAAGGCTGAGGCAGACGAAGTCATTGAGGTTAAAGA ggTGTTTGGACCATACAGTATGGATGTCGTAACCAGCACTGCCTTCAGTGCAGACATTGATTCCATCAACCGTCCCTCCGATCCTTTTGTAGCAAACATAAAAAGAATGGTCAAGTTCAACTTCCTGAATCCTTTGCTTCTGTTTGTGG TTGTGTTTCCGATCTTCGCGCCGATTGTTGAGATGATGAATGTGTCATTCTTCCCTGCTGAGGTGTTGGAATTCTTCTACAGCTTTTTGAAGAAAATCAAATCAGACCGGAGCAAGGATGATCACCAA AACCGAGTGGACTTCATGCAGCTGATGGTGGACTCTCAAGTTTCAGAGGACATAAAAGAGGATTCAAGTACCCCAAAAG ggcTGACTGATGAAGAGATTCTTGCTCAGGCCATGATATTCATCTTTGCCGGTTATGAAACCAGTAGCAGCTCCCTGTGCTTTTTAGCCTACAACCTGGCAACTCAACCTGACATCCAAAAGAAGCTGCAAGAGGAGATTGATGAAACCTTCCCGAAAAAG GCTCAGCCAACCTATGATGCCCTGATGAAGATGGAATACCTGGACATGGTGGTGAACGAATCACAGAGGCTGTACCCTATTGGTAATCGAGTAGAAAGAGTGGCCAAGACTTCTGTTGAGATAAACGGTGTGACCATCCCTAAGGGAACTGTCATCATGATACCAGTTTACGTTCTCCATCGTGACCCTTCTTTGTGGTCTGAGCCTGAAGCCTTCAATCCTGAAAG gttcaGCAAAGAGAACAAGGACAACATAGATCCATATGCCTTCCTGCCTTTTGGAGCTGGACCACGGAACTGCATTGGCATGCGATTTGCCATGTTGATGATGAAGTTGGTCATAGTGGAGATCCTTCAGAACTTCAGCTTTGTCACATGCAAGGAGACAGAA ATTCCAGTGGAGCTCGCAACGGATGGATTCACTTCACCCAAGAATCCAATCAAGCTGAAGCTCAAGCCCAGGACAACAGTTAACTCTGACTAA